The DNA sequence ATATACAAATCATTTCCTACAAATTCAAGTCCCAGAGGGCTCTTTATATTCGTTAAGACAATCTCACGAGTGGGAGTAGGAGCGTTCAGATTGACTTTGGAAAGCTTATTTCCTCCAAACTCTGAAATGTATAGAACGTTATCCTTTAAGGCTAGACCATAAGGGCGGTTTACACCAGTCACGACATCTACAGCAGGTGCCGAAGGATTGTCAAGATTTACTTTTATAACCTTATCCAGATAGTAAAGCCCGATAAACATTTCATTTCCATCAATTACCATTGGATTTGGAGTATTCAAATTGCTGATAATAGGGCTGGCCGAAATTTGTGAATACATTTTGTTTCCTGCAAATAACAGGACAAAAAATAAGAAATAGAGTTGCTTCTTCATTGTAATTTTTATTTAGAATAATTATATATAACGCAAAAGTATTTTATTCTAAATGGAATGACAAAAAGGAGAACATGATATTTTCCCAGATTGATAAGGGATTTGGGCGATGCTTTTTAATGAATAAATAAAAAAAAATCTTTTTTAATTAAATTCACAATAATTATTTTCATGCTTTGGACATGAAAATAAGAATACTAATACAGTAAATATTAAATTTTGAAAATAATATTAGATCTTTCCGGGTTCATAAAAAAATAATAATCTCTTAGTAGCCCCATCAAATTCAGACCACGAGTTGCAGTCTATTTCAAAACCGGCAACACCACATGTAGGAAAATGAAAAATATCCTCAGATATAGAATTGGCAAAATTCGAAATCCCATTATTATGTGAGAAAAATGCTACAGAATCATGATGATCATCCAGGCTGTAAATTACAGATTCAAAATTCCTTTCTGAGGGATTATAAAGCTTTTCGTCAGT is a window from the Chryseobacterium sp. T16E-39 genome containing:
- a CDS encoding SixA phosphatase family protein, whose translation is MKRLILVRHAKSDWPEETEDFDRPLADKGLEDAMNMSRFLKSNSISIDYLVSSPAVRALNTCKIFNQTYQLNILTDEKLYNPSERNFESVIYSLDDHHDSVAFFSHNNGISNFANSISEDIFHFPTCGVAGFEIDCNSWSEFDGATKRLLFFYEPGKI